The DNA sequence CCCGTTCCATTGGCCAAGATTGGTTTTCTGGTTTTTAGATTAAAGCGCATACCGACTAGAGTATTGATCATGGTTAATCCACTTGCCCCTGCATCTTCTGCTGCCTTTGCAACGGTGACGATATCTGTCACGCTTGGGGTTAGTTTGACATAAACTGGCACATCAGAGGCTTCCACAGCTGCCTTTACCACTTCATAAGCTAGATCAGGATCTTGCCCAATCAGAAGGCCATGATTGCCGTGATCTACGTTGGGGCAGGAGATATTGAGCTCTATAGCTTTTACATTGGCTGCCTGGGAAATCCCCTGAGAAACGGCAGCGTACTCTTGTTTTGAAAAGCCTGCTACATTGGCGATGATGGGAAGCGTAGGATATTCTCTTTCCAGCCAAGGCAACTTTTCAGCTAAAACAGCTTCTAAACCTGGATTTTGCAAACCGATTGCATTGAGCATACCTGCAGGCGTTTCTGCCACCCTGGGAGTAGGATTCCCAAAACGGGGTTCAAGTGTCGTTGCCTTGATCATAATGGAGCCTAAAAGGTCTAAATCATAGTACTTGGCATACTCTTGGCCGAAACCAAAACAGCCTGATGCTGGAACGATGGGATTTTTCAAATCCAAGCCCGGTAGAGAAACTTGTAAACGTTTGTTAGTCATGACTTTCTCCTTATAATACAACTGTTCCTGTGCGAAAAACAGGGCCATCTTCACAGACGCGTTGGCTGACGGTCTCACTATCTGGCACTTTTAGAACGCAGGCATAGCAAGCTCCCATACCACAAGCCATACGAGATTCTAAAGATAGATAGGCTCTTGGATGATCATAAAAGGTTTGATTGATGTACTTCATCATTCCCGGAGCCCCACATGAGTAAACAGCATCAAATTGACTGTCTAAATCATTGATAACAACAGAAACATTTCCCTTGATGCTATAAGAACCATCATCTGTCGTTACAAATACCTGACCATATTGGGCCAATTCGGTTTCGAGAATAACAGCATCCTTGTTGGCAAAACCGAGGACTGTCACTACTTTCACCCCACGCGCATGTAATTCCTTGGCTACTTCGAGCAAGGGCGGAACACCAATCCCACCACCAACGAGGAGAACTTGACTCTGATTGCCTAAATCAGACAAGTCAAAACCATTCCCCTGAGGTCCCATCACATCAAGAGTATCTCCCTGACTTAATGTTGAAAAAATAGCGGTTCCAGCTCCCTCAATCCGATAAATGAGATGACACTGCTTCTTAGCCTTGTCAATAGATGAAATTGAAATAGGACGACGCAAGAGATGGGCATCATCAGGCACACGCAGATGGAGAAATTGACCTGCTCGCATGGCTTCAACCATTTCTCCTTCTAGGACTAATTCAAAGATTGCTGGCGCGATTTCCTCCTGTGCGACCACCTTCATGCTTTCCATACGAATCGCACCCATACGCTTCTTACATGTGGGATTCATGACTTTTCCTCCTTAAATTTAAGGGGACCAGATAAAGAAAAGACCTTGCTATAGCAAGGTCTCAGTTAGGTTAGGCTAGAACTCATGCGCACACTTAAAAAGTCTCCACAGAGAGTCCCCTTATCCCTTTTATCTGACACCTTGTGAGTCTCTCTGGACTCCCCTTAAAGGTTAAATTTGTATTAGTATACTCTTTCAAAGAAAAAAAGTCAAGCAGAAAACGAACATTCTACTTGACTTCACTCGATTATTTTTCACGAATGACTTCGACCTTGTAGCCATCAGGATCCTTGACAAAGTAATAGTTTGGTGGGGTTCCAGGTAGGCCTTTTGACTCTGTAACCTCATAGCCTTTCGCACTATGTTCTTGATGTAGGGCCTCAAGGTCAGGTGTACTGAGGGCGATATGGGCAAAGCCATCTCCAACCACATAAGGGCCGTGGTCATAGTTATAGGTCAATTCCAACTCGTAGTCATCACCGTCAAGTCCTAGATAGACAATCGTGAAGGCATGGTCCGGAAAATCTCTGCGACGCAATTCTTTAAAACCGAAAGCATCTTGATAGAATGCAATTGATTTTTCAAGGTTTTCTACTCGCAAGCAAGTGTGTAGCATTTTTGAAGCCATAGCTTTCTCCTTTATTTTTAAAAAGACTGGGACAATCCTGTTCCAGTCTTATCAATTATTATTTACCAAGTTTTGCTTTAGCTGCATCTGCAAGAGCTGTGAAAGCTGCTGCATCGTTAACAGCCAAGTCAGCAAGCATTTTACGGTTAACTTCGATTTCAGCCAATTTCAAACCATGCATCAATTGTGAGTATGAAAGTCCGTTCATACGAGCTGCCGCGTTGATACGAGTGATCCACAATTTGCGGAAGTCACGTTTCTTTTGACGACGGTCACGGTATGCATAGTAGTAAGAGTTCATTACTTGTTCTTTTGCAGTACGGAACAAGATGTGTTTAGCTCCA is a window from the Streptococcus oralis genome containing:
- the gloA gene encoding lactoylglutathione lyase; amino-acid sequence: MASKMLHTCLRVENLEKSIAFYQDAFGFKELRRRDFPDHAFTIVYLGLDGDDYELELTYNYDHGPYVVGDGFAHIALSTPDLEALHQEHSAKGYEVTESKGLPGTPPNYYFVKDPDGYKVEVIREK
- the rplT gene encoding 50S ribosomal protein L20, giving the protein MARVKGGVVSRKRRKRILKLAKGYYGAKHILFRTAKEQVMNSYYYAYRDRRQKKRDFRKLWITRINAAARMNGLSYSQLMHGLKLAEIEVNRKMLADLAVNDAAAFTALADAAKAKLGK
- a CDS encoding dihydroorotate dehydrogenase gives rise to the protein MALFFAQEQLYYKEKVMTNKRLQVSLPGLDLKNPIVPASGCFGFGQEYAKYYDLDLLGSIMIKATTLEPRFGNPTPRVAETPAGMLNAIGLQNPGLEAVLAEKLPWLEREYPTLPIIANVAGFSKQEYAAVSQGISQAANVKAIELNISCPNVDHGNHGLLIGQDPDLAYEVVKAAVEASDVPVYVKLTPSVTDIVTVAKAAEDAGASGLTMINTLVGMRFNLKTRKPILANGTGGMSGPAVFPVALKLIRQVAQTTDLPIIGMGGVDSAEAALEMYLAGASAIGVGTANFTNPYACPDIIEHLPKVMDKYGISSLEDLRQEVKASLR
- a CDS encoding dihydroorotate dehydrogenase electron transfer subunit; translated protein: MNPTCKKRMGAIRMESMKVVAQEEIAPAIFELVLEGEMVEAMRAGQFLHLRVPDDAHLLRRPISISSIDKAKKQCHLIYRIEGAGTAIFSTLSQGDTLDVMGPQGNGFDLSDLGNQSQVLLVGGGIGVPPLLEVAKELHARGVKVVTVLGFANKDAVILETELAQYGQVFVTTDDGSYSIKGNVSVVINDLDSQFDAVYSCGAPGMMKYINQTFYDHPRAYLSLESRMACGMGACYACVLKVPDSETVSQRVCEDGPVFRTGTVVL